GGATATAGAGGGTATAAGGCTGTAATGTACGATCTAAATCACTCATAAATCCAAGACGATTTAATGAAGGGGTAAACAAGTGATATCCACTCTTAACACGTTCAAGTTTATTCTTAATATGAGTGATTTCATTATGAATGGGTTTAAATGATTCGTAATCTCTTAATGTCTTATACCGTTTAAAAATAGTCTGATGATACAATCTAAGTGAATAAATGCTTTCTTTCATAAAAGAAGTCGTACTTAAGTCATTTAACTCGTTAATCGTCTCTTTTAATTGAGTGAAGACACTGTTATTGTATTTAAATACAGAACAGGTTTCTGTTTGGTCGAAACCATCCTGGTCTGATACTGAAAGTGTAATAGTATTCATACCTTCGATTAAAAATGATGGTTCAAGTTTAATTTCAAGTTGATTTAATCCTTTATTCAGTTCTGTTGTATAGGAAATCTTTTTATTTTGATCTGTGCTCACTGTCACGTGTAACTGTGTTTGTTTAGGGCTATTAAATGCAAACGTTAGAGGAAGTTCCTGGTCAATCGACACATGCTTTTTAAGTGATACTGAGTATTCAATTTTACATCCACTTGTCGGTGTCTCAAACTGATACTGCTTAAAAGCTCGTAATGATTGTTCAGATTGAATTTTATTGTCATTTACGAACATATAGATGTTTTTTCCCTTAGGTACTGCTTCTACATAGCTAATATTAAATCCATATTCCTTATATAAGAATGGTTTTAAAGGTGTTATCTCGTGCCAAGGGATTTTAACCATAAAATAAATATGTTCATCTGTCACTTCATGTTTTACTTCGGTATCAAGTAGAGGCGTTCCTTTATGATCTACATTTTGATACCAGATAAAATGTTTCCTCCAGTTGTCAGCTAGGGGACTAATTCCAATCACGTGGAACTCATCAGTGGTCATATTTTCATTTGCCACCTCAGGATTGGCTAGTACAAAATGAAATCCATCACCATTCTGATAGGCGCGGTCACGATTTTCTAGAGAGGACTGTTTAGAACTTAGAAAAATATATAGATGTTGTTCTGAGTAGCAGACAACTGTTTCAATCGAATTACTAGTCGTTTGGTCATCAATCGAAAATTCATGTAGTTTGCTTTTTTCAAACTGCTTGAATACTGTAGATAGATCTGCCTCTACACTGTGAGTAGTCGCATCGTTTAAATAATAAAATATATGACTCATAATGATCCCACCTTAATCTATTATTACTGTCATTATATAATAGATAGGATAGATTATATACCTTTTTTTGGAAATTATCATTAACTATAAAAAAAATAGAGTGCAACATGCACTCTATCCATTTGGGTTATCATTATATTAGTTAATTCATGCCACGTATATGGGTATCTAATACCTCTATGACGATCATAAATCTATATAGCTATTAATACTTATAATACCCACTCATAAATGCATTTTTGTTTTTCGCCTTGCTGATACATATCATTATGTGGAGGTAAATCTATAATTTCTTTAAGTACTAAGCCTAATTTCTCACACGTTCGCTTAGATGGATCATTATCCGGATTACAGGTTATATAGAGTTTGTCCATATCATGCGCTTCTGCGACTTGTTTAATTAGGTTACATGCCTTTACTGAATAACTATTTCCTCTATATGGCTCTAAAACTGTATATCCAATGTGACCTCCGTAATAGAGTCCCTCACAGTAACCGATGCGAATATCAATGAAGCCAACCTTAGTCGATGTACCATGTAGGACCATATCATATTTATATGCAGGGACAAATCCCTTTTCTTCATCGGCAGGTACTTTTTCCTCAATTTTAAGATCGATTTCTTGTCCTTTTATAAGATTAAACCCTTTAAACTCAAACATACAACGAACCCCCTGTATAAAATATTAATCACTATACTATCAGAATAGGAAACATATAGCAATATAAAAAATAAAAAGACCTCGCTACTGAGGGTAACTTAAGTAGCAAGGTCTAAGAAGAAAAACTTGATTGTGGTTTAACTAACTAAGTAGTCAACCACCCTTTTAAAATAGTCAACGTAACCAACTCCTTTCGTTCTTTGATACTACTATTATAGTACATAATAGTTGCTAAGATAAGGGAAAGAATGGTTAAAACTATTTTTTCATTCTATAAGATCTCTACATAACAAAGTGCCAGTTAGGAAAAAAGGTCGTATTGGTTAATCTTTTAATTTTTGATCTAACTTGTTTTCATAAGCAATTAAAATAACCTTATCATTTAACTCTTTTTCCAACTCGCGTATCTTTTCAATCTCTTCTGGATTTAAATTTGAAAATTCTTTTTTCAAAAAACCATCACCTCCTGTTTGTAGTTTTCCCTGTAGGAACTGATTTATTTAGAAAGAATATATTGATTTAAAGAAATCGAGTAGTTTATATTTGTTTTGTACATCTTTATTTTATAACTGCTACTTTAAAAACAAGCGTTAGTGGTAAAATAAGAATGAGAAAGCCTCCGAAAATACGTAGTGCACCCAATTCATTGGACCAAAAACCAATAATAAAGGTGCACTTTTTATGATTGCTATGTTAGTGAATCCTGTTACAAGATTTTTGTATAAATGGTTCAATACATATTAAATACTAAACGAACACTCTATTGCTATAGGTCGTCATCTACGTGATTAAATTAAATTATAAAGCCTTGAAAAACACTATTACCAGGGTGTTTTCTATAAGGAACATAATTTATAATTATAAACTAAAAAAACAGTGTCAGATAGGACTTATAACTATAAATACCGCATTTTTAAAAGGTAGAAGGCTCTGTTGTGATGAATTTAATAACTACACAGTCCGCTAACAGAGCCTTTATTATATATTATAATCCATTTATTTTTCGATATAAATGCGGTCAAGGTCAATATAATTGTTATATTCTAATTTGAAAAGGCGTGTAAAGATATCATAAAAGAATGCCTGTTTATAACCAGGGTTATCACAATAAGTATCAAATTCTTCATAAATACGGTCAATAATCGAGTAAACACCTTTTAAACGACTGCGTACAATTAGTTCCTTGTTGAAGTCATCCAAACTAGATATAGTAGGATTTAATTCAACTATTTCCTCAATTTCTTTAATCATATCTTTATTATGGTAATCGATTTCAAGTTCGTATCGATGATAAGTACCGGATCCATACAGTTGCATTAAAAGTTTAAAGAAGAGTCGGTCAATGGTATAACTATAGGAAGTTTCCGTGTATTTAAGTTTGTTAAATAGGTTTACTTTTTGTTCATTTATGTAGATTCCTTTAGAAATCAGGTTATAAAAATACTTTTCAAAATCATCTTTCGCCTGTCTATAACCAGATAAATACATACGAAATTCTTGCGTAAGAATCAAATCACCATTAATAATGTATGATTCATCATTTTGTAACGCATCTGAAAATTGCTTTAATGCCTTTTTAATCCCCACATCTAACACCTCATTATAGAGTGTGAGGTTCCCTCTTTGAATCTTAGTTCCTTGATCAATATAAAAATCTGTTAACTCAAATTTATCCGTATTGACCAAGTTTAAAAGACTATAAAAGTTACTAAAATATTCTTTCTGAAGGTAGAGTTCACCAAATGTATCATATACATAGAATTGATTATCTTTATATACACATGCAATTGCATCATCTAATTCTCCCTTTTCAACAGCGATCACTCTTAATCTATTCATCGTATCTCTCCTCGAACTCTGAATCTAAGGATAATAGTCCATATGTTTCTAGGTTTAATAACCGCCTAAAGAAGTAATTGATATCAATATAACGTGTTGCTTCATGGGCATGAAAGTAGTATTCATCTACATAATCTTGAACATATTTACTTCCCTCAATCTTAATACCAATAATAATTTCTTTATCAAGGTCCGATAACTTTTCAATCTTATCGTCTTTAATCGTGTTGTTCACTTCAGTTCTAAAGTTACCATTTTGTAAAGAAGTATTTAGCGCCTCGATCATTTCATGGTTTCCTAAGTTAGAGGTTCGGAGGAATTCATTGAATAATGTAATAGCCTTTTGACTATTTCTTTGTTTTCGTTTGCATAATTTCTCAGAATTAAAGTATGGGAACTCATTCATTAACTCATTGTTAATTAGGTAGTTGAAATCATCATCATAGCTAATTTTAGAGCCATAAGGAATTGTGAAATCTGCCCATTGGTATTCACCCTGTTCAATTGACTCCTTAATAAGACACTTACATTCACTATAACTTCCGATTTCAATGAGCTCACCTAACAGGGTATATAAATAAATATCACCATCATTGTGTATACAGGCATTTAAGTAGTGTTCACCCTCACGGTGGCTTGGTATATACGGAGTTTGAATTGCAATCACGTGGAGTTCATCTAAATCTAATTTTGTCGCAAGATTCTGATAGGAAATTTTACGTAAAACTTCACGATCTGATAAACCCTGTTTTTCTAATTGATTCATAACGGAGTCATACACGGCTTTTGTAGCACACGTTATCTGTTCGATGTGTTCTAACGATATACGTCCATTAAGGTAAATGTTTGGCAAATTAAATATATTATATTTCCCAAAATAAAGGGCGTCATTCGTTGACTTTTGCGACATCAAACCTAATAAATATTGTTTTAAATCATCTAAGGTCATGATATAGTCCTTAACTTCTCGATCAGTAAACAAGTGATGTGATTTCGTTGAGTAAATATGTTCTTCACTAAGTATTTCGTTACTAAATTTTATTTCACATAATCCATATAACCAACATCCATTGCTAAACCAGCAGGATACATAATCCTCTGGTTCAAAGGAAAAGTTTTCTTTATACCTCACCTTTGTGTGTCTTTTATTATTGACTCGGTTATCGCTTCCTGACAACTTTATTTCAAATTCATTCTTGCTTAGTAGACGGTCGTCTAAGATAATTTGAATTAAATGACTAGGCGGGGTATTATGAATAATCTTAAAAATTTGATTCAATGTTTTTAACTTTTCAACAGTAGGTTTTTGATAATCAGGGTTATTTTCAAATTGATTAATGAACTTATAAAAATTTAATTTAAACCGATTTTCTTCCTTGGATTTTTTGAACGCATTAGGATCTAGTGTATATTCTATGAACTGTTTTAAATACTCTTTCACAATTGATTACCCCCTCTCACCGTTAATGCAGTATCGAGTGACTGCGTATAAAATAGTTCCATTTCGTCTTCATGCTTAATAATTTTATAGTAGTAACCTATTGATGAATAGAGACTTAAAATTTTTAATGTAACGTCCTTATACGATTTAAAGCAAGCTAGATTGAGGTCTAGTCCTTGCAAATAGTAAATGACGCTTTCATCAAACACTTTTATATATTTAACGAGATCATGGTTTGATAAATGGCCGATAAATGATGTATAGGTTGTAAGAAATTCATAAACAATTTTGTGACTTAACTCCGGTTGGTCGATGAAGTAATCGATACTTTCTCTGAGTCCCCTTATATAGAATTCATTTGCTCTACCATAGTATTGGGAATCAAATAGGAATTCGGCTAACTCCTGTATATTCATTAATTTTTCTTCGAAATATAGGTAGTATTTGTTTTTAACATCCCTAGACATATTAAGTAATACATCATAGTACCGATAACTCTTTTCAAAGTACGAGAGCCCTTT
This Haloplasma contractile SSD-17B DNA region includes the following protein-coding sequences:
- a CDS encoding GNAT family N-acetyltransferase, translated to MFEFKGFNLIKGQEIDLKIEEKVPADEEKGFVPAYKYDMVLHGTSTKVGFIDIRIGYCEGLYYGGHIGYTVLEPYRGNSYSVKACNLIKQVAEAHDMDKLYITCNPDNDPSKRTCEKLGLVLKEIIDLPPHNDMYQQGEKQKCIYEWVL
- a CDS encoding dienelactone hydrolase family protein, which produces MSHIFYYLNDATTHSVEADLSTVFKQFEKSKLHEFSIDDQTTSNSIETVVCYSEQHLYIFLSSKQSSLENRDRAYQNGDGFHFVLANPEVANENMTTDEFHVIGISPLADNWRKHFIWYQNVDHKGTPLLDTEVKHEVTDEHIYFMVKIPWHEITPLKPFLYKEYGFNISYVEAVPKGKNIYMFVNDNKIQSEQSLRAFKQYQFETPTSGCKIEYSVSLKKHVSIDQELPLTFAFNSPKQTQLHVTVSTDQNKKISYTTELNKGLNQLEIKLEPSFLIEGMNTITLSVSDQDGFDQTETCSVFKYNNSVFTQLKETINELNDLSTTSFMKESIYSLRLYHQTIFKRYKTLRDYESFKPIHNEITHIKNKLERVKSGYHLFTPSLNRLGFMSDLDRTLQPYTLYIPTHINNEKLKLIVYLHGSGSDDTSLKNATQLLRFAEEEHYIVLAPYARGTSHFYCTEESYLDVIEITKKISSLYKIDDITLCGFSMGGYGVYHVYNQAPSLYNRLISISGHCSIGRYFGGIDYNQEEHIHTLSDIPILIFHGTEDRNCKFRDVKPFFDQLQSINPNCQVHITEGLGHSGLTDNWYQNLSDWMHKL